In the Juglans microcarpa x Juglans regia isolate MS1-56 chromosome 6D, Jm3101_v1.0, whole genome shotgun sequence genome, one interval contains:
- the LOC121235809 gene encoding alpha/beta hydrolase domain-containing protein 17B-like yields the protein MGCMVSQLAAKFAFFPPSPPTYQIKERDDGKFTVVSSSSPSMPIIQSDDNSLDVLLIDTKRGYKIVAFYLRNPLARLTLLYSHGNAADLGQLYDLFVQLKVNLRVNLVGYDYSGYGASAGKPSESNTYADIEAVYECLETEYGVSQEDLILYGQSVGSGPTLHLAAKLPRLRGIVLHSAILSGLRVLCHVKFTFCFDIYKNINKIKKVKCPVLVIHGTEDDIVNVLHGNGLWKMARESYEPLWIKGGGHCNLELYPDYIRHLRRFIQEMENITTEIRLKNIRQSQFLETRSTVTANRCCRIKIRQPKWPNGSRPSCIKCSWRPRCLECWKPSCRRECWRPRCGECPSCPECWRLRCNRCCWRPKWPKCLRLGCCMKRFRWLCCVGTHSGLRLNEEDG from the exons ATGGGTTGCATGGTCTCTCAACTGGCGGCCAAGTTTGCGTTCTTTCCGCCATCGCCACCCACGTACCAAATCAAGGAGCGCGACGATGGCAAATTCACCGTGGTGTCATCGTCTTCACCGTCGATGCCGATTATTCAGTCTGATGACAATTCCTTGGACGTCTTGCTGATTGACACTAAGCGTGGCTATAAGATCGTTGCTTTTTATCTAAGGAACCCATTGGCTCGCCTCACTTTGCTTTACTCTCATGGCAATGCTGCCGACCTTGGCCAGCTCTATGACCTCTTTGTGCAGCTCAAAGTCAATCTCAGAGTTAATCTCGTGGG ATATGACTATTCTGGCTATGGAGCCTCTGCTGGTAAG CCTAGTGAATCCAATACGTATGCTGATATTGAAGCAGTCTATGAGTGCCTTGAGACTGAGTATGGAGTTAGCCAGGAAGACTTGATCTTGTATGGGCAGTCAGTTGGAAGTGGGCCAACATTGCACTTGGCAGCTAAACTGCCAAGGCTCAGAGGCATAGTTCTACACAGTGCGATTCTTTCAGGTCTTCGTGTGCTCTGTCATGTCAAGTTCACATTTTGTTTTGACATTTATAAG AACATCAACAAAATTAAGAAGGTGAAGTGTCCTGTGCTTGTGATACAT GGGACAGAAGATGATATTGTCAACGTGTTGCATGGCAATGGACTCTGGAAAATGGCAAGGGAATCATACGAGCCTCTGTGGATTAAAGGAGGTGGGCACTGCAACTTGGAGCTTTACCCAGATTACATCCGCCATCTTCGCAGATTTATCCAAGAGATGGAGAATATAACCACAGAAATCCGCCTCAAAAATATTCGGCAGAGTCAGTTTCTAGAAACAAGGTCCACAGTTACTGCTAACAGGTGCTGTAGAATCAAAATCCGGCAACCAAAATGGCCTAATGGTTCAAGACCAAGCTGCATAAAGTGTTCATGGCGGCCCAGATGCCTAGAATGTTGGAAGCCTAGCTGCAGGAGAGAATGTTGGAGACCTAGGTGTGGAGAATGTCCTAGCTGTCCTGAATGTTGGAGACTCAGGTGCAATAGATGTTGTTGGAGACCAAAATGGCCAAAATGTTTGAGACTAGGCTGCTGCATGAAACGTTTTCGGTGGCTATGTTGTGTGGGAACACACAGTGGGCTAAGACTGAACGAGGAGGATGGCTAA
- the LOC121235231 gene encoding cellulose synthase-like protein D3, with protein MASKSHFSRAPTIHHMSDPGYDLDGEAGGSVEFATYTVHIPLTPDNQPGSISVEPSTSRSFKDRHVSMERSASLRLEDQFASSSMFTGGYNCLTRAQLKEKVIETDSSHPQMTGARGSACEVPGCNGRVMTDERGLDILHCPCEYKICRDCLRDTLTTGDGICPGCEKSYNAQDGSVLPFVSDGSSKMERRLSLMKSQNSGPSLMSQTNDANFGNWLFETERDYGFGNAMGPKDAKNEGPGPTDFKDKPRGKLTREKNISTAILAPYRLLILVRMVVLGLFLQWRVIHPNENAMWLWGMSVICEIWFAFSWLLDQLPKLHPINRTTDLDVLKEKFETPNPHNPTGKSDLPGIDIFVSTADPEKEPPLVTANTILSILAADYPVEKLSCYVSDDGGALLTFEAMAEASTFANLWVPFCRKHNIEPRNPESYFNQKSDPYKNKVRPDFVRDRRRVKREYDEFKVRVNGLPNSIRRRSEAYNSYEEMRALKVEREKGIDELFEIPKIPKATWMADGTHWPGTWITPAPEHSRGDHASIIQVMLKPPSDEPLQGAEVDSNCISLGEVDIRLPMLVYLSREKRPGYDHNKKAGAMNALVRASAIMSNGPFILNLDCDHYIYNSQALREGICFMMDHGGERICYVQFPQRFEGIDPSDRYANNNTVFFDVNMRALDGIQGPVYVGTGCLFRRIALYAFDPPLLKEKTGCYGAFFARRKKDATVASIPEPSESQSIQIDSDYEEMSVALIPKRFGNSTLFVESIKMAEFQGRLIPEYATMNNGRPRGALTLPRALLDTPMVAEAISVISCWYEDKTEWGQQVGWIYGSVTEDVVTGYRMHNRGWRSIYCVTKRDAFRGTAPINLTDRLHQVLRWATGSVEIFFSRNNALLAGYRMKFLQRIAYLNVGIYPFTSIFLIVYCFLPALSLFSGQFIVETLNVTFLVYLLGITLTLVILAVLEIKWSGIHLEEWWRNEQFWLIGGTSAHLAAVLQGLLKVLAGIEISFTLTSKSVGDDADDEFADLYIFKWTSLMVPPITIMLTNLIGIAVAVCRTIYSVIPEWSSLLGGVFFSFWVLAHLYPFAKGFSGRRGKTPVVVFIWSGLLAITISLLWVAIDPPSSNAQIGGSFQFP; from the exons ATGGCCTCTAAATCACATTTCTCAAGAGCACCCACAATTCACCATATGAGTGATCCCGGCTATGATTTGGACGGCGAGGCTGGTGGCAGCGTAGAGTTTGCTACCTACACGGTCCACATCCCTCTCACACCAGACAACCAGCCGGGGTCTATCTCCGTGGAACCATCCACTTCTCGTAGTTTCAAAGACCGGCATGTTTCAATGGAACGCTCTGCTTCTCTGAGACTTGAAGACCAGTTTGCTTCGAGTTCTATGTTTACAGGAGGCTACAATTGCCTCACGCGTGCCCAGTTGAAGGAAAAAGTGATCGAGACTGATTCGAGCCACCCCCAGATGACGGGTGCTAGAGGATCAGCCTGTGAGGTGCCTGGATGTAATGGCAGGGTGATGACTGATGAGCGGGGTTTGGATATACTCCATTGTCCGTGTGAATACAAGATCTGTAGGGATTGTTTAAGGGATACTCTAACAACTGGAGATGGGATATGCCCTGGATGTGAGAAGTCTTATAATGCACAAGATGGGTCTGTCCTTCCATTTGTGTCGGATGGGTCGTCAAAGATGGAGAGGAGGTTGTCACTGATGAAGTCTCAAAATTCAGGGCCCTCCCTTATGAGCCAGACTAATGATGCCAATTTTGGAAATTGGCTGTTTGAAACAGAAAGGGATTATGGGTTTGGAAATGCTATGGGACCGAAGGATGCTAAGAATGAGGGTCCAGGTCCGACTGATTTTAAAGACAAGCCTCGGGGCAAACTTACTCGAGAGAAGAACATATCTACTGCCATTCTCGCTCCATATAG GCTCCTAATCCTTGTTCGAATGGTGGTTCTTGGATTATTTCTTCAATGGAGAGTCATACACCCTAATGAGAATGCAATGTGGTTGTGGGGTATGTCAGTGATTTGTGAAATCTGGTTTGCCTTCTCTTGGCTACTCGACCAGCTTCCTAAGCTCCACCCTATCAATCGCACCACTGACCTTGATGTTTTGAAAGAAAAGTTTGAAACACCTAATCCACACAACCCTACCGGAAAGTCTGATCTTCCAGGCATAGATATTTTTGTCTCGACTGCCGACCCAGAGAAGGAACCACCGCTTGTCACTGCAAACACCATTCTATCTATTTTGGCAGCTGACTACCCAGTCGAGAAGCTTTCATGTTATGTTTCTGATGACGGAGGGGCCCTTCTAACCTTTGAGGCCATGGCAGAAGCGTCTACTTTTGCCAACTTGTGGGTGCCTTTTTGCCGGAAGCATAATATTGAGCCAAGGAATCCAGAATCTTATTTCAATCAGAAGAGTGATCCTTACAAGAACAAGGTCCGCCCAGATTTTGTCAGAGATCGAAGACGGGTAAAGCGTGAGTATGATGAGTTTAAAGTTCGAGTCAATGGCCTTCCTAATTCAATCCGGCGTCGTTCTGAGGCTTACAATAGTTATGAAGAGATGAGGGCTTTGaaggttgagagagagaagggtatTGATGAACTATTCGAGATCCCAAAGATTCCAAAAGCCACTTGGATGGCTGATGGAACTCACTGGCCTGGCACTTGGATAACTCCTGCACCTGAGCATTCAAGGGGTGATCATGCCAGTATCATACAG GTTATGTTGAAACCTCCAAGCGATGAACCACTTCAAGGTGCTGAAGTAGATTCAAATTGCATTAGTCTAGGTGAAGTTGACATTCGTCTTCCTATGCTGGTTTACCTTTCTCGTGAAAAGCGACCTGGCTATGATCACAACAAGAAGGCTGGGGCTATGAATGCCCTTGTTCGGGCATCAGCCATAATGTCAAATGGCCCTTTCATTCTTAACCTTGACTGTGATCACTATATTTACAACTCCCAGGCACTGAGGGAAGGCATATGCTTCATGATGGACCATGGTGGGGAGCGCATTTGTTATGTCCAATTCCCTCAAAGGTTTGAGGGAATTGACCCTTCTGATCGTTACGCCAATAACAACACTGTTTTCTTTGATGTCAACATGCGAGCCCTTGATGGGATTCAGGGTCCAGTGTATGTTGGAACAGGATGTCTCTTCCGAAGAATTGCCCTTTATGCTTTTGACCCACCTCTGTTAAAAGAAAAGACTGGTTGTTATGGTGCTTTCTTTGCACGTCGCAAGAAAGATGCAACTGTTGCTTCTATCCCTGAACCTAGTGAGAGCCAGTCAATTCAAATAGACTCTGATTATGAAGAAATGAGTGTTGCCCTTATACCTAAGAGGTTTGGGAACTCAACTTTATTTGTTGAGTCTATTAAAATGGCAGAATTCCAAGGCCGGCTCATTCCTGAATATGCTACTATGAACAATGGACGACCACGTGGTGCTCTGACTCTCCCTCGGGCACTTCTTGATACACCCATGGTTGCAGAGGCAATCAGTGTCATTTCATGCTGGTATGAAGATAAGACTGAATGGGGCCAGCAGGTAGGGTGGATTTATGGGTCTGTGACAGAGGATGTAGTCACGGGGTATAGGATGCACAATCGGGGATGGAGATCTATTTATTGTGTCACCAAGAGGGATGCATTCCGTGGGACTGCCCCAATCAATCTCACTGATCGGCTTCATCAAGTTCTCCGGTGGGCCACTGGCTCTGTTGAGATATTCTTCTCCCGAAATAATGCTCTTCTGGCCGGCTATAGAATGAAGTTTTTGCAGAGGATTGCTTACCTCAATGTTGGAATCTACCCATTTACTTCCATTTTTCTCATTGTCTACTGCTTCCTTCctgcactctctctcttttctggtCAGTTCATTGTTGAGACCCTCAACGTGACCTTTCTTGTATACCTCTTGGGCATCACCTTGACTCTTGTTATTCTTGCTGTGCTTGAGATAAAGTGGTCTGGGATCCATTTGGAAGAGTGGTGGAGGAATGAGCAGTTCTGGTTAATTGGAGGAACAAGTGCCCATCTTGCTGCTGTGCTTCAAGGGCTTTTAAAAGTGTTGGCAGGGATTGAGATTTCATTCACTTTGACATCAAAATCTGTCGGTGATGATGCAGATGATGAGTTTGCTGATCTATATATCTTTAAATGGACATCTCTAATGGTACCACCAATTACCATCATGCTTACTAACTTGATTGGAATAGCTGTTGCAGTTTGTCGAACGATATACAGTGTTATTCCTGAGTGGAGCAGTTTACTTGGAGGTGTGTTCTTTAGCTTTTGGGTCTTGGCACATCTCTACCCCTTTGCAAAAGGATTTTCAGGAAGACGGGGGAAGACACCTGTTGTTGTATTTATATGGTCAGGTCTTCTTGCAATCACCATATCTCTACTTTGGGTGGCTATTGACCCCCCTTCAAGTAATGCTCAAATTGGAGGCTCATTTCAGTTCCCATGA